The following proteins come from a genomic window of Populus alba chromosome 12, ASM523922v2, whole genome shotgun sequence:
- the LOC118033608 gene encoding uncharacterized protein isoform X2, producing the protein MWKLYQFLSGDDEEREESFLEEESDGFCSLSPTQRMYAFAASLVAGLALMFLSLIVFAKPIKFALLFTFGNVLAVGRLFGTPSWTMPALLSRMLLCIWNTAFLIGPGRQLGMMFDPARIYATAIYIGCIVLALICALLIHSKILTVFAIIFEICALIWYSLSYIPFARRMVSNLMIRLCDTEL; encoded by the exons ATGTGGAAGCTATATCAGTTCTTATCAGGTGATGAtgaggagagagaagagagtTTCTTGGAAGAAGAATCAGATGGCTTTTGTTCGCTTTCTCCTACGCag AGAATGTATGCATTTGCTGCTTCTTTGGTCGCTGGTTTGGCTCTTATGTTTCTG TCCTTGATTGTGTTTGCCAAGCCCATTAAATTTGCATTATTGTTCACCTTTGGCAATGTGTTGGCAGTTGGAAG GCTTTTTGGCACTCCAAGTTGGACTATGCCAGCCCTACTCAGTCGTATGTTATTGTGTATTTGGAA CACAGCCTTCCTCATTGGACCTGGGCGACAACTAGGCATGATGTTTGACCCTGCCCGAATTTATGCAACAGCTATATACATTGGATGCATTGTTCTGGCTCTCATTTGTGCACTCTTG ATCCATAGCAAGATTTTAACAGTGTTTGCTATCATATTTGAGATTTGTGCCCTTATCTG GTACAGCCTGAGCTATATTCCTTTCGCTCGGAGAATGGTGTCTAATTTGATGATCCGATTATGCGACACTGAGTTATAG
- the LOC118033608 gene encoding uncharacterized protein isoform X4 — protein sequence MWKLYQFLSGDDEEREESFLEEESDGFCSLSPTQRMYAFAASLVAGLALMFLSLIVFAKPIKFALLFTFGNVLAVGSTAFLIGPGRQLGMMFDPARIYATAIYIGCIVLALICALLIHSKILTVFAIIFEICALIWYSLSYIPFARRMVSNLMIRLCDTEL from the exons ATGTGGAAGCTATATCAGTTCTTATCAGGTGATGAtgaggagagagaagagagtTTCTTGGAAGAAGAATCAGATGGCTTTTGTTCGCTTTCTCCTACGCag AGAATGTATGCATTTGCTGCTTCTTTGGTCGCTGGTTTGGCTCTTATGTTTCTG TCCTTGATTGTGTTTGCCAAGCCCATTAAATTTGCATTATTGTTCACCTTTGGCAATGTGTTGGCAGTTGGAAG CACAGCCTTCCTCATTGGACCTGGGCGACAACTAGGCATGATGTTTGACCCTGCCCGAATTTATGCAACAGCTATATACATTGGATGCATTGTTCTGGCTCTCATTTGTGCACTCTTG ATCCATAGCAAGATTTTAACAGTGTTTGCTATCATATTTGAGATTTGTGCCCTTATCTG GTACAGCCTGAGCTATATTCCTTTCGCTCGGAGAATGGTGTCTAATTTGATGATCCGATTATGCGACACTGAGTTATAG
- the LOC118033608 gene encoding uncharacterized protein isoform X1, with protein MWKLYQFLSGDDEEREESFLEEESDGFCSLSPTQRMYAFAASLVAGLALMFLSLIVFAKPIKFALLFTFGNVLAVGRLFGTPSWTMPALLSRMLLCIWNTAFLIGPGRQLGMMFDPARIYATAIYIGCIVLALICALLVLLHCYLKENCTSPNYLVFCHIFSISPLHSLVVIAFFFIKYRRIYTILAF; from the exons ATGTGGAAGCTATATCAGTTCTTATCAGGTGATGAtgaggagagagaagagagtTTCTTGGAAGAAGAATCAGATGGCTTTTGTTCGCTTTCTCCTACGCag AGAATGTATGCATTTGCTGCTTCTTTGGTCGCTGGTTTGGCTCTTATGTTTCTG TCCTTGATTGTGTTTGCCAAGCCCATTAAATTTGCATTATTGTTCACCTTTGGCAATGTGTTGGCAGTTGGAAG GCTTTTTGGCACTCCAAGTTGGACTATGCCAGCCCTACTCAGTCGTATGTTATTGTGTATTTGGAA CACAGCCTTCCTCATTGGACCTGGGCGACAACTAGGCATGATGTTTGACCCTGCCCGAATTTATGCAACAGCTATATACATTGGATGCATTGTTCTGGCTCTCATTTGTGCACTCTTG GTTCTTCTTCACTGCTACCTCAAAGAAAATTGCACTTCTCCTAATTATCTGGTATTCTGTCATATTTTCTCCATTTCCCCCCTTCATTCCTTAGTTGTCATTGCATTCTTTTTTATCAAGTACAGAAGAATTTACACCATCTTGGCATTTTGA
- the LOC118033608 gene encoding uncharacterized protein isoform X5, producing MWKLYQFLSGDDEEREESFLEEESDGFCSLSPTQSLIVFAKPIKFALLFTFGNVLAVGSTAFLIGPGRQLGMMFDPARIYATAIYIGCIVLALICALLVLLHCYLKENCTSPNYLVFCHIFSISPLHSLVVIAFFFIKYRRIYTILAF from the exons ATGTGGAAGCTATATCAGTTCTTATCAGGTGATGAtgaggagagagaagagagtTTCTTGGAAGAAGAATCAGATGGCTTTTGTTCGCTTTCTCCTACGCag TCCTTGATTGTGTTTGCCAAGCCCATTAAATTTGCATTATTGTTCACCTTTGGCAATGTGTTGGCAGTTGGAAG CACAGCCTTCCTCATTGGACCTGGGCGACAACTAGGCATGATGTTTGACCCTGCCCGAATTTATGCAACAGCTATATACATTGGATGCATTGTTCTGGCTCTCATTTGTGCACTCTTG GTTCTTCTTCACTGCTACCTCAAAGAAAATTGCACTTCTCCTAATTATCTGGTATTCTGTCATATTTTCTCCATTTCCCCCCTTCATTCCTTAGTTGTCATTGCATTCTTTTTTATCAAGTACAGAAGAATTTACACCATCTTGGCATTTTGA
- the LOC118033608 gene encoding uncharacterized protein isoform X3: MWKLYQFLSGDDEEREESFLEEESDGFCSLSPTQRMYAFAASLVAGLALMFLSLIVFAKPIKFALLFTFGNVLAVGSTAFLIGPGRQLGMMFDPARIYATAIYIGCIVLALICALLVLLHCYLKENCTSPNYLVFCHIFSISPLHSLVVIAFFFIKYRRIYTILAF, translated from the exons ATGTGGAAGCTATATCAGTTCTTATCAGGTGATGAtgaggagagagaagagagtTTCTTGGAAGAAGAATCAGATGGCTTTTGTTCGCTTTCTCCTACGCag AGAATGTATGCATTTGCTGCTTCTTTGGTCGCTGGTTTGGCTCTTATGTTTCTG TCCTTGATTGTGTTTGCCAAGCCCATTAAATTTGCATTATTGTTCACCTTTGGCAATGTGTTGGCAGTTGGAAG CACAGCCTTCCTCATTGGACCTGGGCGACAACTAGGCATGATGTTTGACCCTGCCCGAATTTATGCAACAGCTATATACATTGGATGCATTGTTCTGGCTCTCATTTGTGCACTCTTG GTTCTTCTTCACTGCTACCTCAAAGAAAATTGCACTTCTCCTAATTATCTGGTATTCTGTCATATTTTCTCCATTTCCCCCCTTCATTCCTTAGTTGTCATTGCATTCTTTTTTATCAAGTACAGAAGAATTTACACCATCTTGGCATTTTGA
- the LOC118033608 gene encoding uncharacterized protein isoform X6, whose amino-acid sequence MMRREKRVSWKKNQMAFVRFLLRRECMHLLLLWSLVWLLCFCTAFLIGPGRQLGMMFDPARIYATAIYIGCIVLALICALLVLLHCYLKENCTSPNYLVFCHIFSISPLHSLVVIAFFFIKYRRIYTILAF is encoded by the exons ATGAtgaggagagagaagagagtTTCTTGGAAGAAGAATCAGATGGCTTTTGTTCGCTTTCTCCTACGCag AGAATGTATGCATTTGCTGCTTCTTTGGTCGCTGGTTTGGCTCTTATGTTTCTG CACAGCCTTCCTCATTGGACCTGGGCGACAACTAGGCATGATGTTTGACCCTGCCCGAATTTATGCAACAGCTATATACATTGGATGCATTGTTCTGGCTCTCATTTGTGCACTCTTG GTTCTTCTTCACTGCTACCTCAAAGAAAATTGCACTTCTCCTAATTATCTGGTATTCTGTCATATTTTCTCCATTTCCCCCCTTCATTCCTTAGTTGTCATTGCATTCTTTTTTATCAAGTACAGAAGAATTTACACCATCTTGGCATTTTGA
- the LOC140956215 gene encoding uncharacterized protein isoform X2 — protein MISSRAFSLMRKPFFPTTCRSFGTFYGHENRNIIRSFTVAKPWRSNYMLQSMEIPNGGHRLSFFISYTISLTSDSDDDAYQDPNWKRKQTKRPAVPSPSKFFKTKKSRQTEAGSSDCCVKDGQKVKIHLKLYDIHTHELRCETNDPEIIGPRENDICEGLYEGIVGMRVGQIRRIVLPLSSDITGEHDKMMMKKKHFEEHGIYYVKLVEIIG, from the exons ATGATTTCCTCTCGGGCTTTCTCTCTCATGCGCAAGCCATTCTTTCCCA CCACATGTCGCTCGTTCGGGACTTTCTATGGTCATGAAAACCGTAACATTATTCGCAGCTTCACGGTTGCCAA GCCATGGCGCAGCAATTATATGCTACAAAGCATGGAGATTCCGAACGGCGGTCATCGCCTCTCGTTTTTCATCTCATATACAATTTCACTTACATCAGACAGTGATGACGATGCTTATCAGG ACCCTAATTGGAagagaaaacaaaccaaacGGCCTGCAGTACCGTCACCGTCCAAATTTTTCAAGACCAAAAAGTCCAGGCAGACGGAAGCCGGCAGTAGTGACTGTTGCGTAAAGGACGGTCAAAAG GTAAAAATTCACCTCAAGCTCTATGATATTCACACTCATGAATTGCGTTGCGAAACTAATGATCCTGAAATAATAGGTCCACGCGAGAACGATATATGTGAAG GCTTGTATGAAGGGATTGTGGGCATGCGAGTTGGGCAAATAAGAAGAATCGTCCTTCCGCTGTCTTCG GATATTACTGGAGAACACGataagatgatgatgaagaagaagcacTTCGAAGAACATGGAATTTATTATGTGAAGTTGGTCGAAATCATCGGATGA
- the LOC140956215 gene encoding uncharacterized protein isoform X1, whose product MYSLFLSVSRIWFCGFLPAATCRSFGTFYGHENRNIIRSFTVAKPWRSNYMLQSMEIPNGGHRLSFFISYTISLTSDSDDDAYQDPNWKRKQTKRPAVPSPSKFFKTKKSRQTEAGSSDCCVKDGQKVKIHLKLYDIHTHELRCETNDPEIIGPRENDICEGLYEGIVGMRVGQIRRIVLPLSSDITGEHDKMMMKKKHFEEHGIYYVKLVEIIG is encoded by the exons ATGTATAGTTTGTTTTTATCTGTTTCACGAATATGGTTCTGTGGTTTCCTCCCTGCAGCCACATGTCGCTCGTTCGGGACTTTCTATGGTCATGAAAACCGTAACATTATTCGCAGCTTCACGGTTGCCAA GCCATGGCGCAGCAATTATATGCTACAAAGCATGGAGATTCCGAACGGCGGTCATCGCCTCTCGTTTTTCATCTCATATACAATTTCACTTACATCAGACAGTGATGACGATGCTTATCAGG ACCCTAATTGGAagagaaaacaaaccaaacGGCCTGCAGTACCGTCACCGTCCAAATTTTTCAAGACCAAAAAGTCCAGGCAGACGGAAGCCGGCAGTAGTGACTGTTGCGTAAAGGACGGTCAAAAG GTAAAAATTCACCTCAAGCTCTATGATATTCACACTCATGAATTGCGTTGCGAAACTAATGATCCTGAAATAATAGGTCCACGCGAGAACGATATATGTGAAG GCTTGTATGAAGGGATTGTGGGCATGCGAGTTGGGCAAATAAGAAGAATCGTCCTTCCGCTGTCTTCG GATATTACTGGAGAACACGataagatgatgatgaagaagaagcacTTCGAAGAACATGGAATTTATTATGTGAAGTTGGTCGAAATCATCGGATGA
- the LOC140954355 gene encoding UPF0481 protein At3g47200-like, which produces MILWDAVFIFELFLKHRELKEDKKSQGKKDTEEYQEKYKYDYIIAKPWLRAAIRRDLILLENQLPFWILDDLYGIVSKYIITGCSCPPETDKTCCSCLPKTDCCCPCITFPALARTFFKKYNKSNNNTSPEKPLHFTDLVRSFFLPKETSPEKPLHFTDPVRCCLLPKKPSTRIELRATRLDQAGVKFMPKADEYLIKIRSWTEDDSIKKGELHVPTLKIDDHTDCIFRNLMALEQCHYPYEAFIRGYVIFLDCLVDSKEDVDLLIKNEVIVNKLGESDDVAKLINKLCKEITEVSSLYDNTAKGLNDYYESWYNNWKTYLRRQYFKNVWVGTGTVVGFLVVILMMDSYVAFEILLDGQTSRDDKHTSTRRAADNIAQSV; this is translated from the exons ATGATTCTATGGGATGCTGTATTCATTTTTGAGCTCTTCTTGAAGCATAGAGAATTAAAGGAAGACAAAAAATCTCAAGGCAAAAAAGATACAGAGGAATACCAGGAGAAATACAAGTACGATTATATAATAGCTAAACCCTGGCTGAGAGCTGCTATTCGACGGGACCTGATATTACTCGAAAATCAGCTGCCGTTCTGGATTCTTGATGATTTATATGGTATTGTCTCCAAATACATTATAACTGGTTGCTCTTGTCCACCTGAAACCGATAAAACCTGTTGCTCTTGTCTACCTAAAACCGATTGCTGTTGTCCATGTATAACTTTCCCGGCACTTGCTCGCACGTTCTTTAAGAAGTACAACAAGAGCAACAACAACACCAGTCCTGAGAAACCATTACATTTCACTGATCTGGTaagatctttttttcttcccaaaGAAACCAGTCCTGAGAAACCATTACATTTCACTGATCCGGTAAGATGTTGTTTGCTTCCCAAAAAACCAAGCACACGAATTGAACTACGAGCAACTAGGCTGGACCAAGCAGGAGTAAAGTTCATGCCAAAGGCAGATGAATACTTAATTAAGATAAGATCATGGACGGAAGATGATTCTATCAAGAAAGGTGAGCTACATGTTCCAACCCTTAAGATTGACGATCATACTGATTGTATCTTTCGAAACCTGATGGCGCTGGAGCAGTGTCATTATCCTTATGAAGCGTTCATCCGCGGGTATGTTATATTCTTGGATTGTCTTGTGGATAGCAAAGAAGATGTAGATTTGCTCattaaaaatgaagttattGTTAATAAGCTTGGAGAAAGTGATGATGTGGCTAAGCTGATTAACAAACTTTGCAAAGAAATCACAGAAGTCTCTTCGCTTTATGACAATACGGCCAAAGGGTTAAATGATTACTATGAAAGCTGGTATAACAATTGGAAGACCTACCTCAGAAGACAGTATTTCAAGAATGTTTGGGTAGGCACTGGAACCGTTGTTGGATTTCTCGTCGTG ATACTGATGATGGATTCCTATGTGGCGTTTGAGATCCTCCTAGATGGACAGACAAGCAGGGACGATAAGCACACGAGCACCAGACGAGCAGCTGATAACATTGCACAAAGCGTGTGA